In the Methanoculleus taiwanensis genome, ATGAAGCGGTCTTCCCGGTGGAGGTTATCATGCAGGGAGTTCGCGCATATAAAGACGGCGACCACCTGGCCGCACTCCCACGGTGGTACCCCGGGGATGGATATAATATCCCGGAGAACAAATACTAGTCTGCCGATACAGCGCACTTTATAGGTCCCCGTGTGATCATCTGGCGAGATGCCCGGATATGAACCTCGGGACAACCCAGGTGCGCGACAGGCAACGCCCGGCATAGGGTTAAAAAGCGGGTGAGGTACGGCACCAGCCACCGGTGATCTCTGCTTGTTAGTGTCGGGCGACACTTCTGATTATCCTCTTGAGAGAGCCGTGGTCCTATGAATTCCTTTGCAGAAGCCGTAACAGAGACCGATAGCGGGGTACGTATCGCACTCGACGTCTCGGCCGGTGCGAAGAAGAATGCTTTTCCTGCAGGATACAACGAATGGCGAAAGAGCATCCGCTGTCAGATAGCAGCTCCTGCCGTGGGCGGAAAAGCGAATCGGGCGATCATCGCCCTCGTCGCAGAAACCCTCAGCGTGCCGCGCACCTCCGTGACGATTGCATCGGGAGCCGCATCATCTACAAAGACTCTTCTTATCGCGGGTCTGCAGCGTCCGACAGTTCTGGCAGCCCTGGAGTCAGCCGAAAAACAGTAGAAATCCAGGTCTCGGACTGGAATGGCCGCCATTCACCACGCTGCATTAAAACACCAATATAATTCAGCAATAATCTAAATAACTGGCGGATATTCGAGGAATCCGCATTTCATCTCAGGATGGATTCATGATATGGCTGCCACTTAATT is a window encoding:
- a CDS encoding DUF167 domain-containing protein — its product is MNSFAEAVTETDSGVRIALDVSAGAKKNAFPAGYNEWRKSIRCQIAAPAVGGKANRAIIALVAETLSVPRTSVTIASGAASSTKTLLIAGLQRPTVLAALESAEKQ